A single window of Theropithecus gelada isolate Dixy chromosome 9, Tgel_1.0, whole genome shotgun sequence DNA harbors:
- the GSTO1 gene encoding glutathione S-transferase omega-1 isoform X2, translating into MLWTGSAPPGPVPEGSIRVYSMRFCPFAERTLLVLKAKGIRHEVININLKNKPEWFFKKNPFGLVPVLENSQGQLIYESPITCEYLDEAYPGKKLLPDDPYEKACQKMILELFSKVPSLVGSFIRSQNKEDYAGLKEEFRKEFTKLEEVLTNKKTTFFGGNSISMIDYLIWPWFERLEAMKLYECVDHTPKLKLWMAAMKEDPTVSALLISGKDWQGFLELYLQNSPEACDYGL; encoded by the exons ATGCTCTGGACCG GAAGCGCGCCCCCGGGGCCGGTCCCGGAGGGCTCGATCCGCGTCTACAGCATGAGGTTCTGCCCGTTTGCTGAGAGGACGCTTCTGGTCCTGAAGGCCAAGGGAATCAG GCATGAAGTCATCAATATCAACCTGAAAAATAAGCCTGAGTGGTTCTTTAAGAAAAATCCCTTTGGTCTGGTGCCAGTTCTGGAAAACAGTCAGGGTCAGCTGATCTATGAGTCTCCCATCACCTGTGAGTACCTGGATGAAGCATACCCAGGGAAGAAGCTGTTGCCGGATGACCCCTATGAGAAAGCTTGCCAGAAGATGATCTTAGAGTTGTTTTCTAAG GTGCCATCCTTGGTAGGAAGCTTTATTAGAAGCCAAAATAAAGAAGACTATGCTGGCCTAAAAGAAGAATTTCGTAAAGAATTTACTAAGCTAGAGGAG GTTCTGACTAATAAGAAGACGACGTTCTTTGGTGGCAATTCTATCTCTATGATTGATTATCTCATCTGGCCCTGGTTTGAACGGCTGGAAGCAATGAAGTTATATGA GTGTGTAGACCACACTCCAAAACTTAAACTGTGGATGGCAGCCATGAAGGAAGATCCCACAGTCTCAGCCCTGCTCATTAGTGGGAAGGACTGGCAAGGTTTCCTAGAGCTTTACTTACAGAACAGCCCTGAAGCCTGTGACTATGGGCTCTGA
- the GSTO1 gene encoding glutathione S-transferase omega-1 isoform X3 — MSRESARSLGKGSAPPGPVPEGSIRVYSMRFCPFAERTLLVLKAKGIRHEVININLKNKPEWFFKKNPFGLVPVLENSQGQLIYESPITCEYLDEAYPGKKLLPDDPYEKACQKMILELFSKVLTNKKTTFFGGNSISMIDYLIWPWFERLEAMKLYECVDHTPKLKLWMAAMKEDPTVSALLISGKDWQGFLELYLQNSPEACDYGL; from the exons ATGTCCCGGGAGTCTGCCAGGAGCCTGGGGAAGG GAAGCGCGCCCCCGGGGCCGGTCCCGGAGGGCTCGATCCGCGTCTACAGCATGAGGTTCTGCCCGTTTGCTGAGAGGACGCTTCTGGTCCTGAAGGCCAAGGGAATCAG GCATGAAGTCATCAATATCAACCTGAAAAATAAGCCTGAGTGGTTCTTTAAGAAAAATCCCTTTGGTCTGGTGCCAGTTCTGGAAAACAGTCAGGGTCAGCTGATCTATGAGTCTCCCATCACCTGTGAGTACCTGGATGAAGCATACCCAGGGAAGAAGCTGTTGCCGGATGACCCCTATGAGAAAGCTTGCCAGAAGATGATCTTAGAGTTGTTTTCTAAG GTTCTGACTAATAAGAAGACGACGTTCTTTGGTGGCAATTCTATCTCTATGATTGATTATCTCATCTGGCCCTGGTTTGAACGGCTGGAAGCAATGAAGTTATATGA GTGTGTAGACCACACTCCAAAACTTAAACTGTGGATGGCAGCCATGAAGGAAGATCCCACAGTCTCAGCCCTGCTCATTAGTGGGAAGGACTGGCAAGGTTTCCTAGAGCTTTACTTACAGAACAGCCCTGAAGCCTGTGACTATGGGCTCTGA
- the GSTO1 gene encoding glutathione S-transferase omega-1 isoform X1: MSRESARSLGKGSAPPGPVPEGSIRVYSMRFCPFAERTLLVLKAKGIRHEVININLKNKPEWFFKKNPFGLVPVLENSQGQLIYESPITCEYLDEAYPGKKLLPDDPYEKACQKMILELFSKVPSLVGSFIRSQNKEDYAGLKEEFRKEFTKLEEVLTNKKTTFFGGNSISMIDYLIWPWFERLEAMKLYECVDHTPKLKLWMAAMKEDPTVSALLISGKDWQGFLELYLQNSPEACDYGL; this comes from the exons ATGTCCCGGGAGTCTGCCAGGAGCCTGGGGAAGG GAAGCGCGCCCCCGGGGCCGGTCCCGGAGGGCTCGATCCGCGTCTACAGCATGAGGTTCTGCCCGTTTGCTGAGAGGACGCTTCTGGTCCTGAAGGCCAAGGGAATCAG GCATGAAGTCATCAATATCAACCTGAAAAATAAGCCTGAGTGGTTCTTTAAGAAAAATCCCTTTGGTCTGGTGCCAGTTCTGGAAAACAGTCAGGGTCAGCTGATCTATGAGTCTCCCATCACCTGTGAGTACCTGGATGAAGCATACCCAGGGAAGAAGCTGTTGCCGGATGACCCCTATGAGAAAGCTTGCCAGAAGATGATCTTAGAGTTGTTTTCTAAG GTGCCATCCTTGGTAGGAAGCTTTATTAGAAGCCAAAATAAAGAAGACTATGCTGGCCTAAAAGAAGAATTTCGTAAAGAATTTACTAAGCTAGAGGAG GTTCTGACTAATAAGAAGACGACGTTCTTTGGTGGCAATTCTATCTCTATGATTGATTATCTCATCTGGCCCTGGTTTGAACGGCTGGAAGCAATGAAGTTATATGA GTGTGTAGACCACACTCCAAAACTTAAACTGTGGATGGCAGCCATGAAGGAAGATCCCACAGTCTCAGCCCTGCTCATTAGTGGGAAGGACTGGCAAGGTTTCCTAGAGCTTTACTTACAGAACAGCCCTGAAGCCTGTGACTATGGGCTCTGA